A genomic window from Promicromonospora sukumoe includes:
- a CDS encoding sigma-70 family RNA polymerase sigma factor: MGAEDELLEAVHDTHADALYRYVVRRTGDEEEARDVVQETLLRAWRHPEVLERSEDSVRAWLFTVARNLSVDHLRSARRTREHSTGHPPDREERDTTQSVLDSWLVADALLSLSPSHRAVVVGAYYGGRSVAELSTELGVPAGTVKSRLHYGLRALRLALQEKGVTA, translated from the coding sequence GTGGGTGCCGAGGACGAGCTCCTCGAGGCGGTGCACGACACGCACGCCGACGCGCTGTACCGGTACGTCGTGCGCCGCACCGGCGACGAGGAGGAGGCGCGCGACGTCGTGCAGGAGACCCTCCTGCGCGCGTGGCGCCACCCCGAGGTGCTCGAACGCTCGGAGGACTCCGTGCGCGCCTGGCTGTTCACGGTCGCGCGGAACCTGAGCGTCGACCACCTGCGCAGCGCGCGCCGCACCCGCGAGCACTCCACCGGGCACCCGCCCGACCGCGAGGAGCGCGACACCACGCAGTCCGTGCTGGACTCGTGGCTCGTGGCCGACGCCCTGCTGTCGCTGTCGCCGTCGCACCGCGCGGTGGTGGTCGGGGCGTACTACGGCGGGCGCTCGGTGGCCGAGCTCTCGACCGAGCTGGGCGTCCCGGCCGGGACGGTCAAGTCGCGGCTGCACTACGGGCTGCGCGCGCTGCGCCTGGCGCTGCAGGAGAAAGGAGTCACGGCATGA